The following proteins come from a genomic window of Miscanthus floridulus cultivar M001 chromosome 2, ASM1932011v1, whole genome shotgun sequence:
- the LOC136537184 gene encoding uncharacterized protein: MRLRWGETLERVLWASWAALGLLARPRAAGGKCIVNIANIPTLNGTNHRVWREKYESKLALGEVDFAITSPCPTEPEDPVRGDNESDTDFASRKRDHAEIRMKYDLEHRQWTLSNRKCLLVAKATIEEQIRGSIPECATAKEYLEKIKSQFTGSTKATASSLIKNLVNEKFTGGSIREHILKMNTTASKLKEMNLKEEDFLIHLIFASLPKEYDTFIVNYNMQPERWGIERLISMCAQEEERIKSSQGESAHFVKDNKRKNFNGKNSKPQGKPKWDKTSSSSSQGKKPQDSENQQYGGAEKDQCKHCFKKGHYKRDCPDFLKSLLKKGVKWDENLAKRRKND; the protein is encoded by the exons ATGCGGCTGCGCTGGGGTGAAACCCTAGAGCGCGTGCTCTGGGCGAGCTGGGCCGCGCTGGGGCTGTTGGCCAGGCCGCGCGCTGCTG gaggcaaatgcattgtgaacattgccaacatcccgacactcaacggaaccaatcaccgtgtgtggcgggagaaaTATGAATCGaaacttgcgttgggagaggtcgattttgccatcacctcaccgtgtcctactgagcctgaggacccggtgagaggtgacaaTGAATCTGACACTGATTTCGCTtctcgaaagcgtgatcatgctgaaataagaatgaaatatgaccttgaacataggcaatggactctctccaaccgcaagtgcctgttggtagccaaagccaccatagaagaacagataaggggctcaatccctgaatgtgctactgccaaagaatatcttgagaaaatcaagagtcagtttactgggtctaccaaggccacagcaagttcactgattaagaatcttgtgaatgagaaattcactggtggtagcataagagagcacattttgaagatgaacactacggcatccaagctaaaagaaatgaatttgaaggaggaggatttcctgattcatttgatttttgcttctttgccgaaagaatatgacaccttcattgtgaactacaatatgcagcctgaaagatggggcatagaaagactcatctcaatgtgtgctcaagaagaggagaggataaagtcctcacaaggtgaatctgctcattttgtgaaggacaacaaaagaaagaactttaatggcaagaattctaaaccacaagggaaacctaagtgggataagacctcttcctccagttcacagggaaagaaaccccaggattctgagaatcagcagtatggtggagcagaaaaagatcagtgcaagcactgcttcaagaagggacactacaagagggattgtccagacttcctgaaatctctgctaaagaaag gggttaagtgggacgagaaccttgcaaagaggagaaagaacgattaa